The Helianthus annuus cultivar XRQ/B chromosome 16, HanXRQr2.0-SUNRISE, whole genome shotgun sequence genome includes a window with the following:
- the LOC110920391 gene encoding uncharacterized protein LOC110920391, with product MDSELPTANLRFMNQEFVKLDRFDGQNYTRSADKVKFMLVVLKLYYILDPDLPAIPDDPPGEAEELPNEDLARQRLIRKEAEDLCLGHIKNSLSDRLYDLYAPIKSARELWKALEDKYKAHEEGTNKYLIAKYLDFQMVDDKSILEQVHELQVLVNKLTALSIPLPEIFQVGVIIAKLPPGWKDFSKRMMHKSEDYSLDELLKHLRIEEETRNMDKRGKVGSSVNHLAGGSGHKGKRASSKNKKFTAPKKKEFKKS from the coding sequence ATGGACTCTGAACTACCAACAGCCAATCTGAGATTCATGAATCAAGAGTTTGTCAAGTTGGACAGATTCGATGGTCAGAACTATACCCGCTCGGCGGACAAGGTTAAGTTCATGCTAGTTGTGCTGAAACTTTACTATATCCTTGATCCTGACTTGCCTGCAATCCCTGATGACCCTCCTGGTGAAGCAGAAGAGCTCCCAAATGAAGATTTGGCAAGGCAAAGACTTATCCGTAAGGAAGCTGAAGATCTTTGTCTGGGCCACATCAAAAATTCCCTTTCGGATCGCCTCTATGACTTGTACGCGCCGATAAAAAGTGCTAGAGAATTGTGGAAAGCTTTGGAAGATAAGTACAAGGCTCATGAAGAAGGTACTAACAAATACCTTATTGCCAAGTACCTAGACTTCCAAATGGTCGATGACAAGTCAATCTTGGAGCAGGTGCATGAACTCCAAGTTCTTGTTAACAAATTGACTGCACTTTCTATTCCGCTGCCAGAAATATTTCAAGTAGGGGTCATTATTGCAAAATTGCCTCCTGGTtggaaagatttctcaaagagaATGATGCACAAGTCTGAGGACTACTCATTGGATGAACTGTTGAAGCACCTTCGAATTGAGGAGGAAACGCGCAACATGGACAAAAGAGGTAAAGTCGGATCGAGTGTGAATCATCTTGCTGGAGGATCTGGTCATAAGGGAAAAAGGGCATCATCAAAGAATAAGAAGTTTACAGCACCAAAGAAAAAAGAGTTCAAGAAGTCATAA